CAGATGACAGACCTGTTCCCTCAGCCTTTGTTTATCGATCGTCCGGATCTGTTCCAGAAGGACAACCGAATTCTTCACGATCTGATACTTTCTGGCATCGATCTCCACATGGGTCGGCAGTTTCGCCTTGTTCATCCTGGACGTGATAGCCGCGCAGATCACCGTGGGGCTGTGCCGGTTGCCCACATCATTCTGGATGATCAGCACCGGCCGCACGCCCCCCTGTTCCGATCCCACTACGGGACTTAGATCTGCATAAAAAATATCGCCGCGTCTTACCTGCACCTTTTGTCTCACACTCCGCTTCTTAGTTCTGATGATACCTTAGTATTTCCATCTTTTTCGGATGTATGCAGGCAAAGGGCTTCCCGCAGGCTTCTTATTCAAAATAATCCATCTGTTCCACTACTTCACCGTGCCGGATAAATTCTCTGGGGATCCGCTTTCCAAGATCGCAGACAAACTCATAATTAAACCGTCCCGACAGGTCGCTTAACACTTCCACCGGCAGATGCGCACCTTCGTTTTCACCCACCAGGGTCACCACATCTCCAAATGCCACATCTTCGATCTCCGTCACATCCACCATAAACTGATCCATACACACTCTTCCAAGGATCGGCGCCTCTTTGCCGTGGATCAGTACATAGCCTTTGTTGGACAGACTTCTTGGATAACCGTCTCCGTAGCCCACCGGGATTGTGGCGATCCGGGTGCGTCTCTTTGTGATATAGGTGCCGCCGTAGCTTACCGGTGTTCCTTCATCCACCCATTTCACATGGGCCACATGGCTTACAAGCTCCAGGGCGGGTTTAAGCGGCACGTTCTCCTTCTCCACTTCTTCGGATGGATACAAACCATAGGTGGAGATCCCGGCCCGGACAAGATCCAGGTTCGCTTCCTTTACATCGATGATCCCCGCGCTGTTGCAGCAATGGTAGTACTGGAAAGCAACACCATTTTCCTCCAGCCGTTTTTTCATCCAGAGATAGCCTTCATACTGCTTGTTAGTAAAGGTCTTATCCGTCTCATCCGCCTTGGCGAAATGAGTGAACATGCCTTCCATGATAAGCCCCGGCAGCCGGGTGATCCCGGTGATGATCTCCGCACTCTCCTCCTGGATCAGGAAGCCAAGCCTGGACATTCCCGTGTCCAGCTTGATATGCACATAGGCGTCTTTGCCAAGTTTCCCTGCCAGCTCGCTGATTCCCTCCGCCATCTCTTTGGTGTAGACGGTGAACCGTATCTCATGGGTGATAGCCGCCTCCCACTGATCCGGGAAGATACAGCCAAGGACCAGGATGGGCTTTTTGATCCCTCTTTTTCGCAGTACCACTGCCTCATCCAGGGTGGCTACCGCATAACCCCAGATATAATCCTTGGGCTCCAGCATCCGGGCGATCTGCACTGCGCCGTGGCCGTAGCCGTCGGTCTTGATCACAGAGATCATGGACACGCCCTCCCGGGTATTCTTATGCATCATCTCCATATTGTACTCAATGGCGTCCAGATCGATCCTGGCACATACTCTGTTATACTGTTTCATCATGTACACTCCCTTCTTTTTTCATTTCTGTTCTATCTCCAGACTCCGGATCTTACCGTGTCTGATGTTCTCATCCGTTTCCTTCATGGCCTGGGCCAGCTTCCCGATCAGGTCCCGGGCCAACACACTGTATCTCCCTTTTTCCTCCCGGGCCAGATCTCCGGCTCTGCCGTGAAGCCAGGTTCCCAGAAGGGCGGCCGCTTCACAGGAGATCCCCTGGGCAAGAAGCCCTGCGATAATACCAGCCAGAACATCCCCCGATCCTGCCTTTGCCATAGCGCTGTTCCCGGTGGGATTCAGGTAAGTGCGCCCCTCTCCCTTTTGGATCAGGGTCACAGAATCCTTCAGCACACAGCCAAGCCCTGTCCCTGCGGCAAAGGTTCGAAGGGCTTCCGGCCGGTTCGCCCGGATCTGATCTGTGGGGATCCCGGTCAGCCGTTCCATTTCCTTCAGATGAGGCGTGAAAATGTAGTCCCTGTGCCGAAGCTCTGACAGCCACTCCCGGTGCGCCCCCAGAAGATTCAGTCCGTCCGCGTCGATCACCGCAGGCTTCTCTCCTTCCAGCGCCACTGTCTCAAGAATCTTCCGGGAGGTCTCTCCGGTCCCAAGCCCAGAACCGCAAAGAACCACGTCCGCCCAGGAAAGAAGCCCAAGAAGCTCTTCCCGGTCATAGTCCTGATAGGGCTTTACGATAGCCTCCGGCAGAAGCTGCTGCAGGATCGGCCTGTTTTCTTCCGGCGTGTAGATCTGAACCAGCCCCGCCCCTGCAGAATAAGCCGCGGCGGCGTTAAAGAAGGCGGCGCCGCACATTCCTTTGCTCCCTGCGATCACCAGCAGCCGTCCATAAGTTCCCTTGTGGGAATCTTCCGGCCGCTCCGGCAAAAGCTGAGCGTATTCTTGCTCTGACAGAAGAACTGCCGTACCGGGATCCTGTTCAAGGGGAACTTCGCTGATCCCAATCTCTCTTGGGATCACCTGCCCGGCATATTTCTTCCCCGGATAGAGAAGAAGGCCGATCTTCCTTGCCTGGAAGGTCACCGTATAATCCGCCGCAAAAGCAGTGCCCAGCACCTGTCCGGTATCCGCGGACACCCCGGAGGGAATATCCACCGCCACTTTCGTCCCGGAAGAAGCATTCATCTGCCGGATCAGCTCCCGGTAGCTTCCTCCCACTTCACGGCTCAACCCTACTCCAAAGACGGCATCCACTATGATACTATATTCACCGGATTCCCATTGGTCACTGATCCTTCCGCCTGCCTGCACAAACCGTTCCATCTGGACTGCAGTTTCTTCCGTACAATGGCTTCTGTTCCCCGCCATCAAAAGAGTAACCTTCCCGCCTTTTTCCAGCAGGAGCCGCCCGATGGCAAAACCGTCTCCCCCGTTATTTCCGGAACCGCACACGATACACACACAGGAGAGATCCAGTCCCGCTTCCTCAAAGAAACGGACACATTCTCTGGCGGCTCGTTCCATCAGTTCCAGAGACGGAACCCCAAGAGTCTGTATCGTATACTGGTCCGCCGCCTTCATCTGGCCGCCGCCCGGAAGATATTCCATATGCTCACCTCATTTACCCAGGTTTCCAAACATTTCTGATTATAAAGAACGTGCGAAGGCAGGCCTGTCTGAACACGCTCACCGTCACACGTTACTCTCGGATCTATTTATGTTCTTTGTTATATCTGCTGATATTATAAGACAGCTGCATCAGACTTTCTGACAAGTGGACATTCTCCACAATGATATTCTCCGGAAGATTCAGATCTGTATGAGCGAAATTCCAGATCGCCCGCACCCCGTTTTCCACCAGCATATTGGCCACTTCGATGGCCTTCTCCTTGGGGATGGTCAGCACCGCGATATCCACCTCATTCCTCTGGACAAAGCCTTTAAGCTCGTCCATCATACGGATGGGAACGCCCCGGATCGCCACTCCCTGCAGCCTTGGATTCACATCGAAGATCCCTTTCAGGATGAAGCCCCGCTTCTCGAACGCCGCGTAATTAGCCAGCGCCTGTCCCAGATTACCGGCTCCGATGATGATGATATTATGGTCTTCCTCCAAGCCTAAGATCTTGCCGATCTCCGTATATAAATACTTTACATTATATCCATAGCCCTGCTGGCCAAATCCTCCAAAATTATTCAGATCCTGCCGGATCTGGGATGCTGTCACCTTCATCCGTTTGCTTAAGTCATTGGAGGAGATCCGCTCCACTCCATTCTCCAGCAGCTCTCCTAAATATCTGTAGTACCTTGGCAGTCTGCGAATAACTGCCTGTGAAATCTCTCTGCCTTCCACAATTTTCACCTTCCTGTTCCATTCTAGAGTTTATTATATAGAATTGTCTGTACAAAGTCAAACTTTTAGTTGTTTTTTGTCCTGTTTCCGCTATAATGAAAACGTATGCGAAAGATTTGGAGGCGCTTATGATACTTGCATGTCACGGGATTGAAAAAGCATTTGGAGAGGAAGTCATCGTTCATGACGGCTCCTTTCATATAGAAGAATATGAGAAAACAGCCCTGGTGGGGTCAAATGGCGCAGGAAAGACCACTCTGCTTAAGATGATCGTGGGAGAACTTCTCCCCGACGCCGGCTCTGTCACCATCGCCAAAGACAAGACCCTGGGCTATCTTGCCCAGCACCAGGAGATGACCGGCGACAACACCATTTACCAGGAAGTGCGTACCGCCAAGGCGCACATTTTCCAGATGGAGCAGCGGATCCGGGAGATCGAACTTGCCATGCCACACCTTACAGGTGAACGGCTTGAAGAAGAAATGGAGACCTACAACCGGCTGACCACTCAGTTTGAGGCGGAAAATGGCTACGCCTGCGAGAGCGAGATCACCGGCGTCCTGAAGGGCCTTGGCTTTGAGGAAGCGGATTTCTCCAAGGCCATCGATACCCTCTCCGGCGGCCAGAAGACCCGGGTGGCTCTTGGCAAACTTCTCCTTCAGAAGCCGGATATCCTGCTTCTGGACGAGCCTACCAACCACCTGGACTTAAATTCCATCGCCTGGCTGGAGACCTACCTTCTGAATTACCAGGGGGCGGTTCTCATCGTCTCCCACGACCGGTACTTTCTCAACCGGGTAGTCACCAAGGTGGTGGAGATCGAACAGGGAGAACTTCACACCTATCTTGGAAATTATACGGATTATGCCGCCAAAAAAAAGCAGGTTCAGGAGGCAAAACTGAAGGCATACTTAAATCAGCAGCAGGAGATCCGCCATCAGGAAGCAGTCATTGAAAAGCTCCGGTCCTTCAACCGGGAGAAATCCATCAAGCGGGCGGAAAGCCGGGAGAAAATGCTGGAGAAGATCAAAGTCATCGACAAACCGGCCGCCCCTGACACGGAGATCCACCTGAAGCTGGAGCCCTCCTGCCAGAGCGGCAATGATGTGCTGAGCGTAGAACACCTAAGCAAGGCATTCCCTCCCCAGGTATTATTTTCCGACGTCAGCTTTGAGATCCGCCGCGGGGAACACGTGGCGGTGATCGGGGACAACGGTACCGGCAAGACCACCCTTCTGAAGATCCTGAACCGGGTCACAGAGGCGGATTCCGGACTCTTCCGCCTTGGGACCAACGTGCATATCGGCTATTACGACCAGGAACATCATGTCCTTCACATGGAAAAGACCATCTTTGAAGAGATCTCGGACGACTACCCTGCCCTTACCAACACTCAGATCCGGAATATGCTGGCTGCCTTCCTCTTCACCGGCGACGATGTGTTCAAGCGGATCGGGGACTTAAGCGGCGGCGAACGGGGACGGGTGTCTCTTGCAAAGCTTATGCTCTCCGAGGCCAATTTCCTGATCTTGGATGAGCCCACCAACCACCTGGACATCGCCTCCAAAGAGATCCTGGAACGGGCGCTGAACGACTACACCGGAACGGTGCTCTACGTCTCCCATGACCGGTACTTTATCAATCAGACTGCCACCCGGATCCTGGACCTGGTAAACCAGAAATTTGTCAACTATATTGGAAATTACGACTACTATCTGGAGAAAAAGGAAGAGCTTACCGCCGCTTACAGCAAGCCCGACCAGGCAGATCGCCCTGCGGATATCTCCTCCCCTGCTTCCTCCTCCGGCTCTAAGCTTGACTGGCAGGAGCAAAAGGAAGCCCAGGCCAGGGAACGCAAGCGGCAAAATGAATTAAAGCGCACGGAAACACGCATCGAAGAGCTGGAAACCCGCAGTAGCCAAATCGATGAAGAGATGACCCAGGAAGAGGTCTACACTAACTCCGTCCGCTGCCAGGAACTGGCCCGGGAAAAAGCTGATATCCAGGAAGAACTGGAAACCTTATATGAACGCTGGGAGGAACTGGCACAATAAAATATGACTGAAAAGAAACGGGACAGCGCCGCCAGGCGCCGTCCCTCTTTTTAACATTTTAAGAAATGCTTACTTCAGTTCTTTCAGGATCTCCTTTAAGAATTCCCAGGTACGCTCTGTGGAAGCGATATCCAGCTTCTCATTAAAGGAATGGATGTCCAGGATGTTGGGGCCAAAGGATACACAGTCCAGATCCGGGCGTTTTCCAAGGAACAGCCCGCACTCCAGTCCTGCGTGCACCGCAGATACCACCGGCTCTTTCCCGAACATTTTCTCATAGATCTCTACCATGACTTTCCGAAGTTCCGAATCCGGATTAAACTGCCATGCCGGATACTCGCTGATGGTCCTGGTGGTTCCTCCAACCACTTTTCCGCACTGCTCCAGCTGCTCTCTCAGCTGCTGCTTCCGGCTCTCCACAGAGCTGCGGATCAGGTAAACGGTGCGTACCTTGTCTTCCGAGGTCTCCACCACGCCGATATTCAGAGAAGTCTCTACCAGACCTTTCAGCTTCCTGCTGTACTCAATAAGACCGTTGGGGCAAAGCATCAGATATGCGAGCACCCGCTCTCCTGCCTCTTTGGTCAAGGCCGCCTCTTTGGCTGTGCCTTCTGCCGCTGCCGTCACATCCAGGGTGGGTTCTTCTCCCATAAATTCCCCAAGCCAGATCTCCTTCATCTCTTCTGCCATAGCAAGGATCTTGTCCACATCCTTTTCCGCTGCCAGCAGTACTGCTTCGGACTCGGAGGCGATCACGTTGTCTTTGGAACCGCCGTTGATGGAGATCAGGTCGAAGGCTACTTCTTTCTGGATCCGATAGAGAAGCCGTCCCAGCATCTTGTGAGCGTTTCCTCTCTGGCGATGGATCTCATTTCCAGAATGTCCGCCCAGAAGCCCGTGGACCTTGATGCGAACCTTCGTCCCTTCCTTTGTCTCTCTTGCCACCGGGATCAGGGTCTCAAACACGATACCGCCTGCGCAGCCGGAAGTCAGGACGCCTTCCTCCTCGGAGTCGATATTCAGAAGCTTCTTTCCCTTTAATCCGGACAGATCCACAGCTTCCGCTCCGCCCATACCAGTCTCCTCATCTACGGTAAATACTGCCTCGATGGGAGGATGGGGGATATCATTGCTGTCCAGGATTGCCATGGCCATGGCAATGGCGATTCCGTCGTCGCCGCCAAGGGTAGTTCCCCGGGCCTTTACATAACCGTCTTCCACATAGAGATCCAGACCGTCGGTCTTGAAATCATGATCGGAATCCGGAGTTTTCTCACACACCATATCCATATGCCCCTGGAGGATCACCGGCTCGCTGTTCTCATAGCCTGGTGTCCCGGGCTTTTTGATGATCACGTCGTTGGCCTCATCCTGCTCTACTTCCAGCCCGCGCTCCTTAGCGAACGCCACGCAGTAATCACTGATGCGCTTTGTGTCGAAAGTCCCGTGGGGAATCTTACACAATTCCTCAAAAAAGTGAAAGACTCTTTCTGGTTTTACTTCTGTTAATACTGCCATGTTTCCTTACCTCTTTTCTTTTGCTTTCGGACCTCAAAAGAAGGTCCCCATATCCTACCTTCTATTATGGAACTGAACTCATAAAAATTCAACCGGTTCCATAAAATAAAATCAAGAATCTATGATCGGCAGGATATCCCATGAAACAAATCTTCCTGACAGCGGGGACACTCCTTCTCTTCGCGCTGATAATCCTGTTTCCCGGGGTGATCTTAGAGGGGGCGCAGGCCGGCCTGCTGCTCTGGTTTAACACGGTGCTTCCCGCTCTTCTCCCCTTTCTCATTCTGTCCAATCTCCTGCTTGGCTCCCCGGCGATCCAGGGCCTCGCCCGGTTCACCGGTCGTTTTTTGCGTCCCTTATTTGGCGTCTCTGATTATGGATCCTATGTTATGCTCACCGGCTTTCTCTGTGGTTACCCAATGGGGAGTAAAACAGCTGCCGATCTCACCCGCGCCGGAAGGATCTCCCTGGAAGAAGGACAATATCTTCTCTCCTTCTGCAACAACACAAGCCCCATGTTCGTCCTGGGATTCGTGGCTATCCAGTGTCTGCAGGCCCCTGCCCTGGCTCCCCTTTCCCTTCTCCTTCTGTGGATTCCCCCGCTGCTTCTAAGCTTTCTTTTCCGCCCCCGGAAATCCCGCCGTCATCCGAAAGAATGCACCGTTGCTCTGAGATCATCCGCTTTTGCAAAGAACCAGACAGTCCCAGGCGAGATCCCAGGTGGAATTGATAACGCCATCCTGGACGGCTTCACCGCCATCACCCGGATCGGAGGCTATATCATCCTGTTTTCCATCCTGATCCAACTAATGCGCCTTCTTCCCTTCCGGGTATCCCTGCCCTTCCGGGTCCTGCTGTCCTCCCTGGAAGTCACAAACGGAGCCGTCCTGATCGGGAATCTTCCTCTTTCTTTTCCGGCCAGGTTCTCGCTTTGTATGGGGATGGTCTCCTTTGGCGGCTGGTGCTCCGTGGCTCAGACCCGGAGCATGATCCAGGGAAGCGGTCTCTCCATTTTCCCTTATATCATACAAAAACTGGCCACCGCAATGGTGACCAGTCTGTTATCTTTTCTTATGCTTTTATTCTGTCTGTCTAAAACTTAGATCTCCTCGTCCAAATCAAAGGATTCTTCCTCCTCAACCGAAGTATTTCCATACTCTGCCTCAAGTCCCTGGGGCGACTGCTCCGGGATCTCCAGCTCAGACCGGTTGTTGCGGACCATGTCGTAACACTCCTGCAGGGAGTTGACCAGTCCGTCATATTTGGTGGTGTAGCTGTCCAGGGTATGTCCGATGATGCTCTCTGCATTTGCCAGAAGATCGTCGGTGTACTGCATCGCTCCGATGCGGATATCGTTGGCGTCCCTGGTGGCATTGTCCAGGATCTCCTGGGCCTGCTCGGTGGCCGCGGTCACCACTTCATTTGCCTGGGCGTAAGCCTGCTGCATGATCTCATGCTCGCTGACCAGCTCGTTGGTCTGGATCTGGGCCTCCTCGATCATACTGTCCGCCTTTGCCTGGGCGTCTGCCAGGATGGCGTCCTTATTGGCGATGATCTTCTGATACCGCTTGATCTCGTCCGGGGTCTTCATGCGAAGTTCCCGCAGCAACTCATCCATCTGATCCTTGTTGACGATGATCTTCGTGGTGGACAGAGGCTGAAATTTACAACTGTCAATGTACTCCTCGATTTCTTCAATGATCTGTTCAATACGGCTGCTCATTATTTACACTCTCCTTTTTTGATTATTTTCTCCCGCACCTGCGCCTCAATCGCCTCCGGCACGAATTGAGAAATATCCCCTCCAAAAGCTGCCACTTCTTTCACGATCGTGGAACTCAGATAAGAATGCTCCAGGCTTGTGGTAAGAAAAACCGTCTCCACGGCGGGCTCCAGCTTGTGATTGGTCTGAGCCATCTGAAGCTCATACTCAAAATCCGTGACCGCCCTCAGTCCTCTCACCACCATCCGGGCTTCCATCTTTCTGGCAAATTCCACTAACAATCCCTCAAATGGAACCACTTTGACGTTTGGTAAGTCTTTTGTAGTCTCTTCTAACATTCTAACACGTTCTTCTACCGAAAACAACGGCATTTTTGCCTTATTATACAATACTCCGACAATTAATTCGTCCACCATATGACAGGAACGCCGGATAATATCCAGGTGGCCATAAGTGACCGGATCAAAGCTGCCCGGATAGACCGCTCTTAACATACCGTTTTCCTCCCCTTTGGCTCGATAAACACATGCTTGTTTGTCTTATAAATCTTGGTCTTGATCGCAGTAAAGCCCAGGCTGTCCAGATAATCAAACTCCGTCTCCCTGGCAGCCTCCACGATGATCACACCCTCCTCCGCCAGAAGCTCCGAACCCGCCAGATATTCCAGCGCCTCCCGCTCCAGGCCCTTTCCATAGGGCGGATCCATGAAAATAAAATCAAACTGCTGATTGCCTTCCAGTCTTTTAAGCGCTGTCAGCACATCCACCGGCATAGTCTCCCCCTTCTGGAAAAGCCGGGTATGCTTCAGATTCTCCTTGATACAGGCAATAGCATTCGGATTATTGTCTACAAAGTACGCCTTCATGGCTCCGCGGCTCAGCGCCTCGATCCCGATTCCGCCGCTTCCTGCGAAAAGATCCAGAAAAATACAATCATAGAGGTAGGGCGTCAGCATATTAAACAGTGTCTCTTTGATCCGGTCCGTGGTGGGCCGGGTCTCGAAACCATCCAGCGTCTTCAGTTGTAATCTCCTGGCAGTGCCCGCGATCACCCTCATATCAAAACCTCGCAAATGATGTAATATTTGCGTTTATTATAAATATTCACGGCAGAAAAGTCAATCGAGGACGTAGCATCTTTTCACTTTACTACGTCCTAAATTGCGTTTTACCCTGTACCCAAATGCAAAATGGGGTGTACCAAACTGCACTTTTCCCTGTACCTTTTTGTTGACTTTCTACTACTATGTGTTACAATATAGTTAAGATTACTACTATGTATTACAAGGTAGGTGATGCGTATGTTTGACAAGTCCCAACTGCTGCGTGGGACACTGGAAGGCTGTATCCTGAAGATCCTCTCAGATCACACCACTTACGGATATGAAATTGTCACAAAGCTTCAGGAGTATGGCTTCAAAGAGGTACGTGAAGGAACGATCTATCCACTTCTTTTAAGACTGGAGAACAAGGGCATTATTTCTTCTCAGTTTTGCCCTTCACCGCTGGGACCCCGCAGGAAATATTATTCCATCACACCGGATGGCTTGCTTTATCTGGAGGAATTTAAGCGCTCCTGGAAACAAATTTCAAAATCGATCAATCATATTTTTGAAATGGAGGAATGACCTATGACAGAGTCGAATCTTTCCTTGGAAACATTAAAAGCAGAAAACTTCTCATTACAATCAGAACTTTCAGCCAAAAATCAGCGTACTCTTGAAAAAATGTTCCGCTACCTGCGTACATTTCCCTTGGAAGAGACACAGATCGAACTTCTCAGGCAGGATTTGATCGGAATGGCCCGGGAGGCAGAAATGCGGCAGGAGCCTTTTTCTGGAACCCTTGGCAAATCTCCTCTTTCCTTCTGCGATGACCTGCTCCTTGCCTCAGGCCTGGTGGTGATTCCTTCTGGTCGTCGTCTGCTTCGGACCGTTGGATGGTATTATCGGATTATAGGCGGATTTTTCACCTGTGTCAGTCTCTCAAATATTATAGGTATGATTATCGGATTCTTTATCGGAGGAGAAATCTGGGTATTCAAGCTGATCTCCGGAGATCAATTTGTGCTCTTCCTCTATCAACTCGCAACTTTTTCCATTGGCTGTCTTTTCCTTTATTCTGGAAAACAGGCAATTTACTGTGCTTCTAACAGTTCCATGGCAAGGCGATGTCTTATTTTGGGAATCCTTCTTCTCCTTATACAGATACTTGCTATTTTGATCAACAATATACTAAGAAACTTAGGCTATCTTGTAACCATAAGCGATTATTTCCCCTCCATCGGGATTTTCATTCAGATCTTCTCCGTACTGGCACTGATTATTCCAATTCTTTATTTTTGTGGAGCCTGGATCAATATGAAAAGTGTCAAATAGGTACACCCCCTTTTGCATTTTGGTACACCCTTCCGCGCATTTTGGTACACCGTATAATTCAATTGAGGACGTAGCCTTTTTGCAAAAGGCTACGTCCTCAATTGAATTATTTCCCAGCCATCTGTTTTTCCTGCTGTTCGATCATCTTCTTAACCATATATCCGCCAACAGAACCGTTCTGTCTGGATGTCAGGTCGCCGTTATAACCGTCGCTGAGCGGTACTCCCAGTTCGTTTGCAACCTCGTATTTAAACTTGTCTAATGCGCCCTTTGCCTCAGGCACGGCTGCTTTGTTAGTTGAACGACTTGCCATGATTTACTCCTCCTTCTTGTATCTTTGTAACAGCTTTTCGCTTCGTGTTACAACCATAGTATATGGAGGATTTAAATTATTACACTGTCAGTTCCTTCATATTCTGGAAGATTCTTCACCCACTCTTCTTCATTTTTCAAAATTTCATCAGCCGCTTCATTGGCCATCTGCAGGATCTTCGCGTCCTGGAATACATCTCCCAGCCGGAAGTTGAAAAGGCCGCTCTGGCGGATCCCAAAAAGGTCGCCGGGCCCGCGAAGCCGCAGATCCTCGCTTGCGATCTTGAACCCGTCGTTAGTGTCCCGTAGAATGGACAGTCTCTCCTTTGTCTCTTCTGCCCGGGAAGCGCTCATGAAAATGCAATAAGACTGGTGTTTTCCTCTTCCCACCCGGCCCCGCAGCTGATGGAGCTGCGCCAGGCCAAAGCGCTCTGCGTTCTCGATCATCATAACCGTGGCGTTTGGCACATCGATCCCAACCTCGATAACCGTAGTGGAGACCAGGATCTGGATCTCATTTCTCCCGAATGCCTCCATGATCTCATCTTTAAGCGCCGCCTTCATCTTCCCGTGCAGACAGGCCACCCGGATATCCGGTCCCATCTCCTCCTGGAGCATCGCCCCGTAATCCTGCACGTTCTCCGCCTCCAGCTGCTCGCTCTCCTCCACCATGGGACAGATCACATAGCACTGCCGCCCTGCGGCGATCTCTTTCTTCATAAATGTATACGCCGTCTTGCGATAACCAGTGTCAACTACACAGTTCTTAATTGGAAGCCGGTTGGCCGGCAGTTCATCGATCACGGAAATGTCCAGATCACCATACAAAATGATGGCCAGCGTCCGGGGGATTGGCGTAGCGCTCATCACCAGCACATGAGGCATGCCTCCCTTTCCGGCAAATGCTTCTCTTTGCTTTACTCCAAACCGGTGCTGCTCATCGGTGATCACCAGCGCCAGGCAGTCGTAATTTACCGCGCTCTGGATCAGCGCGTGGGTTCCGATGATGATCCTGGCGTATCCGCACTCGATCCGGTCATAGGCCCGCCGCTTCTCCTTCGCCGTCATGGAGCCGGTGAGCAGTTCCACCTTCACCGGGATCTCATATTCTTCCAATAACTTTGTAATGGATTCATAATGCTGTCTTGCCAGCACCTCCGTGGGGGCCATCATAGCCGCCTGGTACCCGTGAAGAGCCGTGTTGAGAAGGGCCAGCACCGCCACAATGGTCTTGCCTGAGCCCACATCCCCCTGGACCAGCCGGGACATTACCGTATCAGAAGCCAGATCGCCTGCGATCTCTCCCCACACCTTTCTCTGGGCTCCGGTCAGGGAAAAGGGCAGCTCGCCGATCAGCTTCTCCACTTTTTCGTCCACATCCATCACATAGTTATTCTCCATCCGCTGATTGCTGTCCTTAAGTCTTCGAAGGGACAGGATAAATGCCAGGAACTCTTCAAAGACCAGCCGCTTCCTTGCATGGAAATACACTTCTTTATCCTCTGGAAAATGAATCCCCCGCAGCGCATAATTGTACTCCGCCAGACTGTACTTCATCCGCAGATCCTCTGGCAGCACCTCCCGGGAGAGATCCAGATTCTTCAGCACCTGCCCCACCGCTTTTGAAACCCCGTTGTTAGTCAGGCCTTTGGTCAGGCCATAAATGGGCTGCAGCGTTCCCGACTTCTCCTCATACTTCTCGGGCGGATAGAAGATCTCCGGCTGCTCCATCGCAAGCTCCCGGCCTTTCCTGACCACACGGCCTCTCAGGGTGACCGCCCCGCCGCCGGAAAATGTATTCCGCAGAAAGGGCATCCGGAACCACACGGCCTTAAGCGTCCCGGTCAGATCCCTGACATGAAGCGTAGTCACCGGAAGCCTGCGGTTTCCCGCTACCTGCACTCTCCCGAAGATCGCGCCGGTGACGGTACAGATTTTCCCCTCTTCCGCCTCGCTGACCGGAACCGGCTCTTCATAGACGTCATATCCTCTGGGATAATACCGGA
This window of the Massilistercora timonensis genome carries:
- the recG gene encoding ATP-dependent DNA helicase RecG — its product is MTEGTPIREIKGIGEKTEKLFEKLNIYTAGDLLRYYPRGYDVYEEPVPVSEAEEGKICTVTGAIFGRVQVAGNRRLPVTTLHVRDLTGTLKAVWFRMPFLRNTFSGGGAVTLRGRVVRKGRELAMEQPEIFYPPEKYEEKSGTLQPIYGLTKGLTNNGVSKAVGQVLKNLDLSREVLPEDLRMKYSLAEYNYALRGIHFPEDKEVYFHARKRLVFEEFLAFILSLRRLKDSNQRMENNYVMDVDEKVEKLIGELPFSLTGAQRKVWGEIAGDLASDTVMSRLVQGDVGSGKTIVAVLALLNTALHGYQAAMMAPTEVLARQHYESITKLLEEYEIPVKVELLTGSMTAKEKRRAYDRIECGYARIIIGTHALIQSAVNYDCLALVITDEQHRFGVKQREAFAGKGGMPHVLVMSATPIPRTLAIILYGDLDISVIDELPANRLPIKNCVVDTGYRKTAYTFMKKEIAAGRQCYVICPMVEESEQLEAENVQDYGAMLQEEMGPDIRVACLHGKMKAALKDEIMEAFGRNEIQILVSTTVIEVGIDVPNATVMMIENAERFGLAQLHQLRGRVGRGKHQSYCIFMSASRAEETKERLSILRDTNDGFKIASEDLRLRGPGDLFGIRQSGLFNFRLGDVFQDAKILQMANEAADEILKNEEEWVKNLPEYEGTDSVII